A stretch of Vigna angularis cultivar LongXiaoDou No.4 chromosome 4, ASM1680809v1, whole genome shotgun sequence DNA encodes these proteins:
- the LOC108330851 gene encoding probable sarcosine oxidase yields MEDSQFDVIIIGAGVMGSATAYYAAKRGLRTLLLEQFDFLHHCGSSHGESRTIRVTYTQKHYYPLVMESYNLWQEVEAQVGYQVYFKAQHFDMGPSHDPTIRSVVDYCQTYAIPFQLLRRRQVAEKFAGRIDIPEDWVGVSNEYGGVIKPSKAVAMFQTLAYKNGAVFVDKTKVVDIKKNKNGEGVEVFSASGKRFRGKKCVITVGAWMQKLVKTVSGVELPIVPVETHVCYWRIKEGEEGKFEIGTGFPTFASFGNTYIYGTPTLEFPGLIKVGVHGGNPCDPDKRPWGPAVMMEELKKWVGERFLGMVDSGEPVIKQSCMYSMTPDEDFVIDFLGGEFGKNVVIGGGFSGHGFKMAPVIGRILSELAIDGEAQGVDLKHFKIERFRITSKI; encoded by the coding sequence ATGGAAGATTCCCAGTTTGACGTCATAATCATCGGAGCTGGCGTCATGGGCAGCGCCACCGCCTACTATGCCGCCAAACGCGGTCTCAGGACCCTTCTCCTGGAGCAATTCGACTTCCTCCACCACTGCGGTTCTTCCCACGGCGAATCCCGCACAATCCGCGTCACCTACACCCAAAAACACTACTACCCTTTGGTCATGGAGTCTTACAACCTCTGGCAAGAGGTCGAGGCCCAAGTGGGCTACCAGGTATACTTCAAGGCCCAACACTTCGACATGGGCCCCTCTCACGATCCCACAATCCGCTCCGTCGTCGACTACTGCCAGACCTACGCCATCCCCTTTCAACTCCTCCGCCGCCGCCAGGTTGCGGAGAAATTCGCCGGCCGTATCGACATCCCAGAGGATTGGGTGGGTGTCTCCAACGAATATGGTGGCGTCATCAAGCCAAGCAAAGCCGTCGCCATGTTCCAGACACTGGCCTACAAAAACGGCGCCGTCTTTGTAGACAAAACCAAGGTGGTGGacatcaagaaaaacaaaaacggAGAGGGTGTGGAAGTTTTCAGCGCAAGCGGCAAGAGATTCCGCGGTAAAAAATGCGTGATAACTGTGGGTGCATGGATGCAGAAATTAGTTAAAACGGTTAGCGGGGTTGAACTCCCGATAGTGCCCGTGGAGACACACGTTTGTTACTGGAGAATAAAAGAGGGGGAAGAGGGGAAATTCGAGATAGGAACCGGCTTTCCTACGTTTGCATCCTTTGGGAACACTTACATTTACGGAACGCCCACACTGGAGTTTCCGGGATTGATTAAGGTGGGGGTGCACGGAGGGAATCCGTGCGACCCCGACAAGAGGCCGTGGGGTCCGGCGGTGATGATGGAGGAGTTGAAAAAGTGGGTGGGAGAAAGGTTCTTGGGCATGGTTGATTCCGGTGAACCTGTGATAAAACAGTCTTGCATGTACTCAATGACTCCGGACGAGGATTTCGTCATTGATTTCTTGGGCGGTGAGTTCGGAAAGAACGTGGTAATTGGAGGCGGGTTTTCGGGTCACGGCTTCAAGATGGCTCCGGTTATTGGAAGGATCTTGAGTGAGCTTGCGATCGATGGGGAAGCGCAAGGAGTTGATCTCAAACATTTTAAGATTGAAAGGTTCAGGATAACCTCAAAGATTTAG